One genomic segment of Arthrobacter sp. zg-Y1110 includes these proteins:
- a CDS encoding SDR family oxidoreductase — MTETVALVTGANRGLGREFVAQLVERGARKIYATTRQPGKVSLLEQLGAPGQVEALVVDITDPATVEAAAAAAADVNLLINNAGIATATNLLTGDVGRIRAEMDTHFWGTLDMTRAFAPVLASNGGGTIMNVMSLLSFRSYPGNGAYAAAKAAEWQLTNSTRLELADQGTHVMGVHLSSTDTDMMKGWDIPKNDPRVIISDVLDALVKGSHEFLDADTQAVKDQLSLPPEAFYAGMGPFA; from the coding sequence ATGACTGAGACAGTTGCACTGGTAACCGGAGCGAACAGGGGGCTGGGGCGGGAGTTCGTGGCCCAGCTGGTTGAGCGGGGTGCACGGAAGATCTACGCGACAACCCGTCAGCCCGGGAAGGTCAGCCTCCTTGAGCAGTTGGGAGCGCCCGGCCAGGTCGAAGCCCTCGTCGTGGACATCACCGACCCGGCGACCGTCGAGGCGGCGGCCGCCGCGGCCGCGGATGTGAACCTGCTGATCAACAACGCGGGCATCGCCACGGCCACGAATCTGCTGACCGGGGACGTCGGCCGTATCCGGGCAGAAATGGACACCCATTTCTGGGGCACCCTGGACATGACACGTGCCTTCGCGCCGGTCCTCGCTTCCAACGGGGGCGGCACCATCATGAATGTGATGTCCCTGCTGTCCTTCCGCTCGTATCCGGGAAACGGTGCCTACGCTGCCGCGAAGGCCGCCGAATGGCAGCTCACCAACAGCACGCGCCTGGAGCTTGCCGACCAGGGCACACATGTCATGGGCGTGCACCTCTCTTCCACCGATACCGACATGATGAAGGGCTGGGACATTCCCAAGAACGATCCCCGCGTGATCATCTCCGATGTGCTCGATGCCCTGGTGAAGGGGTCGCACGAGTTTCTGGATGCAGACACGCAAGCCGTCAAGGACCAGCTGAGCCTGCCTCCCGAAGCTTTTTACGCAGGCATGGGCCCCTTCGCCTGA
- a CDS encoding NADPH-dependent F420 reductase, which yields MTTIGILGAGQAGTTLARVATAAGYDVVIANSRGPETLQRQVKDLGPRARAAYAAEAAAAADFAVTAFPYAPGDRLPVQELAGKVVIDNNNYMVWRDGNFPDVDSGLKTIHELRQEQLPTSKVVKAFNHVQFHERFHLRVPSDALPAIMRLARPAGAPDRKALVVSSDYPEAVELVTRFYDDLGFDAVDNSPLSESWRSSPGTPMWRHHVDGQSRAELIRNLQRAQRSVISVQAAAQAKGPMPA from the coding sequence GTGACTACTATCGGCATCCTCGGCGCGGGCCAGGCCGGAACAACGCTTGCCCGGGTGGCAACAGCGGCAGGCTACGACGTCGTGATCGCGAATTCGCGGGGACCGGAAACCTTGCAGCGGCAGGTCAAGGACTTGGGGCCGCGGGCACGCGCCGCCTACGCGGCAGAGGCTGCGGCTGCCGCTGACTTCGCCGTCACCGCGTTCCCGTACGCGCCCGGTGACCGGCTGCCGGTACAGGAACTCGCAGGAAAAGTCGTGATCGATAACAACAATTACATGGTCTGGCGCGACGGGAACTTCCCCGACGTCGACTCCGGGCTCAAGACTATTCATGAGTTACGTCAGGAACAGCTGCCCACCTCGAAGGTCGTCAAGGCGTTCAATCACGTCCAGTTCCATGAGCGCTTCCACCTCCGTGTTCCCAGCGACGCGCTGCCGGCCATCATGCGGCTGGCGCGACCGGCCGGAGCACCTGACCGTAAGGCGCTGGTCGTCTCCAGCGACTATCCGGAGGCCGTCGAACTGGTGACGCGGTTCTATGACGATCTCGGATTCGACGCAGTTGATAACAGTCCGCTGAGCGAATCCTGGCGCAGCAGCCCCGGTACGCCGATGTGGCGCCACCACGTCGATGGACAAAGCCGCGCGGAACTCATCCGCAATCTGCAGCGCGCTCAACGGTCCGTCATCTCAGTCCAGGCAGCGGCTCAGGCGAAGGGGCCCATGCCTGCGTAA
- a CDS encoding helix-turn-helix domain-containing protein has protein sequence MSKTSNALGDYLRARRELVTPKQAGIPDMGVRRVPGLRREEVAMLAGISADYYLRLERGRDRHPSVQVLESIARVLQLDDDHLAYLLTLVADVPRQRVRRPSKETVPAGALKLLDSLAQPAFIEGRYFDILAANSLAKALSPRLDLGGNQLRDMFLDQAEQALYPEWEVVTECFIANLRQSVGKDVDNPRFIELVGELSLASPYFRRMWARHEVRAQRGTPMRLNHPQVGEMTLNRERLGINGADGLMLVIYHPDAGSDNAEKLALLASAASSTNTSQQHPQTSAGSTRE, from the coding sequence ATGAGTAAGACATCGAACGCCCTTGGCGACTACCTGCGGGCCAGGCGTGAGCTGGTAACACCGAAGCAGGCCGGCATCCCGGACATGGGTGTGCGGCGCGTGCCCGGACTGCGGCGCGAGGAAGTGGCCATGCTCGCCGGCATCAGCGCCGATTACTACCTGCGGTTGGAGCGCGGGCGGGACCGGCACCCCTCCGTCCAGGTCCTCGAGTCCATCGCCCGCGTGCTCCAACTTGACGACGACCACCTCGCGTACCTGCTCACGCTGGTAGCGGACGTTCCCCGGCAGCGCGTTCGCCGGCCGTCCAAGGAAACCGTTCCCGCTGGTGCACTCAAGCTGCTGGATTCGCTCGCCCAGCCTGCCTTCATCGAGGGGCGGTACTTCGACATCCTGGCCGCGAACAGCCTGGCGAAAGCGCTCTCACCGCGTCTTGACCTCGGGGGGAACCAGCTGAGGGACATGTTCCTCGACCAGGCCGAGCAGGCCCTTTATCCGGAGTGGGAAGTGGTGACGGAGTGCTTCATTGCGAACCTTCGGCAGTCCGTGGGCAAGGATGTCGACAATCCCCGTTTCATTGAACTCGTCGGAGAGCTTTCGCTGGCGAGCCCCTACTTCCGCCGAATGTGGGCACGGCATGAAGTGCGCGCGCAGAGAGGCACGCCGATGCGGCTCAACCACCCGCAGGTCGGGGAAATGACCCTCAACCGGGAGCGGCTGGGCATCAACGGAGCGGACGGACTGATGCTTGTCATTTACCACCCCGACGCCGGCTCGGACAATGCTGAGAAACTTGCGCTCCTTGCCTCCGCGGCGTCCTCAACGAACACGAGCCAGCAACATCCGCAAACCAGCGCCGGGTCAACCAGGGAGTAA
- a CDS encoding SDR family NAD(P)-dependent oxidoreductase → MTITLITGANKGIGFETARQLLELGHVVYIGARDAERGEKAAAELGARFVQLDVTDDASVSSALASIDASEGRLDVLVHNAGILETEMDGPSALRAFDTNAVGIVRVTQAALPLLRKSANAHVVTISSSAGSFWAVTNPDRPEFDLPLALYSASKTAATMLTVQYAKSHPGIKFNALEPGTTATEMAARFGIGRPPEESARVVVRLATHGSEGPTGTLRDENGELHF, encoded by the coding sequence TTGACCATCACATTAATCACCGGGGCGAACAAGGGCATCGGATTCGAAACAGCCAGGCAACTGCTGGAGTTGGGGCATGTCGTTTACATAGGTGCCCGTGATGCCGAGCGGGGTGAGAAAGCCGCAGCAGAGCTGGGCGCTCGATTCGTGCAGCTCGACGTAACGGACGACGCCTCAGTCAGCAGCGCACTCGCGAGCATTGATGCCTCCGAGGGGCGGCTCGATGTCCTGGTGCACAACGCAGGCATCCTGGAAACGGAGATGGACGGCCCTTCCGCCCTCCGGGCCTTCGATACCAATGCCGTAGGCATTGTCCGCGTCACGCAGGCGGCACTCCCCCTGCTGCGCAAATCCGCCAACGCCCATGTGGTCACCATCTCGAGCAGCGCCGGGTCCTTCTGGGCGGTAACCAACCCCGATCGACCGGAGTTCGACCTGCCGCTTGCCCTCTACTCGGCATCCAAGACGGCGGCGACCATGCTCACCGTGCAGTACGCCAAGTCCCACCCCGGCATCAAGTTCAACGCACTCGAACCCGGCACCACTGCCACGGAAATGGCGGCCCGTTTCGGAATCGGGAGGCCACCGGAAGAAAGCGCACGAGTCGTTGTGCGCCTCGCCACCCACGGCTCGGAGGGCCCAACCGGAACCCTCCGGGACGAAAACGGCGAGCTGCACTTCTAG
- a CDS encoding MFS transporter yields the protein MTATPLHLTKAGQTASWGGVVSLGLGIFAIVMSEFLPASLLPRIAGTLDVSVGAAGQSVTMTAVAAVFSALFIAVVLPRTDRRRVMIGLTALAILSNILVALAPGLFVLLSARLLLGVALGGFWAMATAMAAHLVPADHLGRALTVINAGVAVATIVAAPLGAWLGEIWGWRAVFFIAAVVAALALLVQAATLPAIRPTGVSGLRALGSTLGSGVVVVGLVAVLLAFGGHFGGFTYIRPAAETVSGIDAGGLAVLLLVFGAASVLGTVLSGPLADRALRAAVVLFPAVLGLGMLVMLLAGGSITGLFIAAALWGFGFGGLPTAVLSWGARTAPTRLEQIGGLIVTVCNIAIAVGASVGGVLVDGAGATYALTVGGIAAIVGAFILTILPLTKTAVVPTCQRTAGPTNSIDGAAA from the coding sequence ATGACCGCCACCCCCTTACACCTCACCAAAGCAGGCCAGACAGCCTCCTGGGGCGGTGTTGTCTCGCTCGGCCTTGGAATCTTCGCGATCGTTATGTCTGAGTTCTTGCCCGCGAGCCTCCTTCCGCGTATCGCCGGAACCCTGGACGTATCGGTCGGTGCTGCAGGACAAAGCGTGACAATGACCGCCGTCGCTGCTGTTTTCTCGGCCCTCTTTATCGCCGTGGTCCTCCCCCGCACCGATCGCCGGCGGGTCATGATCGGTCTTACCGCCTTGGCCATCCTCTCCAACATCCTCGTTGCCCTGGCACCCGGCCTTTTCGTTCTTCTGTCGGCGCGGCTCCTGCTCGGCGTTGCCCTTGGCGGCTTCTGGGCAATGGCCACCGCCATGGCCGCGCACCTGGTGCCCGCCGACCATCTCGGCCGCGCGCTGACCGTCATCAACGCCGGTGTAGCGGTTGCAACCATCGTTGCCGCACCTCTCGGCGCCTGGCTCGGGGAAATCTGGGGATGGCGGGCCGTCTTTTTCATCGCCGCAGTCGTCGCAGCTCTGGCCCTGCTCGTGCAGGCGGCCACACTGCCGGCCATCAGACCTACAGGAGTGAGCGGGCTCCGCGCCCTCGGATCGACCCTTGGCTCCGGAGTGGTCGTAGTGGGATTGGTTGCGGTCCTGCTGGCCTTCGGCGGCCACTTCGGCGGATTCACGTATATCCGCCCGGCGGCAGAAACCGTGTCCGGAATCGATGCCGGCGGTCTGGCCGTGCTGCTGCTCGTGTTCGGAGCCGCCAGCGTCCTGGGCACCGTTCTCAGCGGCCCCCTGGCCGACCGTGCGCTTCGGGCCGCCGTGGTCCTCTTCCCCGCGGTATTGGGGCTCGGAATGCTTGTTATGCTCCTCGCCGGCGGATCAATCACGGGCCTCTTCATCGCCGCCGCACTCTGGGGGTTTGGTTTCGGCGGACTCCCGACCGCAGTGCTCAGCTGGGGCGCCAGGACTGCACCGACACGGCTTGAACAAATCGGCGGGCTCATCGTGACGGTCTGCAATATCGCGATCGCCGTCGGAGCGAGCGTCGGCGGAGTCCTCGTCGACGGCGCCGGTGCGACCTACGCTCTGACCGT